A window of the Verminephrobacter eiseniae EF01-2 genome harbors these coding sequences:
- a CDS encoding S49 family peptidase, with product MSDSSHEPGWERATLEKLAFATLNEQRSIRRWRTFFRLAWLVLMASIAFVTLRQTVPGISKSAPHTAMVDIKGEIAAGAGASAEFVVAAMRSALENDGSQALVLLINSPGGSPVQAGIINDEIRRLKAKHNKPIYAVVEETCASAAYYIAAATDDIYVDKASIVGSIGVLMDGFGFTGTMEKLGVERRLLTSGENKGFLDPFSPQTDKQRAYAQTMLDQIHQQFIAAVKAGRAERLKSTSSDTFSGLFWTGQQAVEMGLADKLGNLDYVAREVVKAEDIIDYTRRENVAELLAKRFELLAKRFGTALGVGIMKSLSVAGAPLR from the coding sequence GTGAGCGATTCATCGCATGAACCCGGCTGGGAGCGCGCCACGCTGGAAAAGCTGGCCTTTGCAACCCTCAACGAACAACGCAGCATCCGCCGCTGGAGAACCTTCTTTCGGCTCGCCTGGCTGGTGCTGATGGCCAGCATCGCGTTTGTGACGCTGCGCCAGACCGTGCCGGGCATCAGCAAAAGCGCGCCGCACACGGCCATGGTCGACATCAAGGGCGAGATTGCCGCCGGCGCCGGCGCCAGTGCCGAATTCGTCGTCGCAGCGATGCGCAGCGCGCTGGAAAACGACGGCTCCCAAGCCCTGGTGCTGCTGATCAACTCGCCCGGCGGCAGCCCGGTGCAGGCCGGCATCATCAACGACGAAATCCGGCGCCTGAAAGCCAAGCACAACAAGCCGATCTACGCCGTGGTCGAAGAAACCTGCGCCTCGGCGGCGTACTACATTGCCGCCGCCACCGATGACATCTATGTCGACAAAGCCAGCATCGTCGGCAGCATCGGCGTGCTGATGGATGGCTTCGGCTTCACCGGCACCATGGAAAAACTGGGCGTGGAACGCCGCCTGCTGACCTCCGGCGAGAACAAAGGCTTTCTCGACCCCTTCAGCCCGCAGACCGACAAACAGCGCGCCTACGCGCAGACCATGCTCGACCAGATCCACCAGCAGTTCATCGCCGCAGTCAAAGCCGGACGCGCAGAGCGCCTCAAGAGCACCTCCTCGGACACCTTCAGCGGCCTGTTCTGGACCGGCCAGCAGGCCGTTGAAATGGGCCTGGCCGACAAACTGGGCAACCTCGATTACGTGGCGCGCGAAGTGGTCAAGGCCGAAGACATCATCGACTACACCCGCCGTGAGAACGTGGCCGAGCTCCTGGCCAAGCGCTTCGAGCTCCTGGCCAAACGCTTTGGCACCGCACTGGGCGTGGGCATCATGAAATCGCTGTCCGTTGCCGGGGCGCCATTGCGCTGA
- a CDS encoding pilin, with amino-acid sequence MFDDEALSLSLSLRTGQQGFTLIELMIVVAVIGILASVALPTYQDYTKRARVSEGILAGSACRTTITEVIQSAASNAVIGDNGWGCEISDVSSTKYVKSVATSASNAGNAGGGRVTVTMRNLGTAIDDKTIILSPCAASDQTTFTTCLQPALGTNVVAWLCGPGITNGIPTKYLPGSCRAPAST; translated from the coding sequence ATTTTTGATGATGAAGCGCTCTCTCTCTCTCTCTCTCTCAGGACGGGCCAGCAGGGTTTCACCCTGATTGAACTGATGATCGTGGTTGCGGTCATCGGTATCTTGGCATCCGTCGCTTTGCCGACCTACCAGGACTACACCAAGCGCGCCAGGGTATCCGAGGGCATTCTGGCCGGATCAGCGTGTCGCACCACCATCACCGAAGTGATCCAATCCGCAGCCTCCAACGCGGTCATCGGAGACAATGGCTGGGGCTGTGAAATATCGGATGTCTCCAGCACCAAGTACGTGAAGTCGGTGGCAACCTCCGCATCCAACGCTGGCAATGCAGGTGGTGGCCGTGTGACTGTGACGATGCGAAATCTCGGAACCGCGATCGATGATAAAACCATCATATTGTCTCCCTGCGCGGCAAGCGATCAAACCACTTTTACGACTTGCTTGCAACCTGCGTTGGGCACGAATGTAGTCGCTTGGCTCTGCGGTCCCGGCATAACTAACGGTATTCCCACCAAGTACTTGCCCGGTTCGTGCCGCGCACCCGCTAGTACCTGA
- a CDS encoding PglL family O-oligosaccharyltransferase → MPASLLHAFGILVFAWAWLSYDHNRPWLNFPAESLALLGIGLLAASRWVVPDAQRDRGGLIVPRLAWGLVILATLPWLQWFAGISLFAGDAVIVSLYLCALAVAVALGYAYARDAADALQSLAPVFLVIGFVALVSAAIGLLQWLNLQEPLGIYVVQTDVGDRAMGNMGQPNQLASLLLMGIAALAWTYERKRIGATGLLCATGFLTLVLVLTQSRAGILSALVVVPLFVWKSHRAATRIRPWHAVGWLLCFLLALQALPWVHAALLMDEGRSLSLLRDNGRFFIWRQVWGGILESPWVGYGWNQTATAQMASPLDSPGSLSLSYAHNVVLDLMAWNGIPVGLALTLAGIYWFLSRIHALRQVNPLYAMACLLPIAIHSLLEYPFAYSYFLLAAGLMAGIVEAAWKDAAPAVMPRRFFGVFLGAWFALGCYAVHEYMQIEEDFRVVRFENLRIGKTPADYRPPEHIWLLSQLGSMLDAARQEAKRGMTAQEMQNLRKVALRFPYGSLTLRYALALGLNGRPQEASRQMKIIRGIYGPYYYRAAVAALRRQEEKYPELREVKTP, encoded by the coding sequence ATGCCCGCCTCCCTTTTGCATGCCTTTGGCATTCTCGTTTTCGCCTGGGCCTGGTTGTCTTATGACCATAACCGGCCGTGGCTCAATTTTCCTGCCGAATCGCTGGCGCTGCTGGGTATTGGCCTGCTGGCCGCAAGCAGGTGGGTCGTCCCCGACGCGCAAAGAGACAGGGGGGGCCTCATCGTCCCGCGACTGGCTTGGGGGCTGGTCATTTTGGCCACGCTGCCGTGGTTGCAGTGGTTTGCCGGCATATCGCTGTTTGCCGGGGATGCCGTCATCGTTTCCCTGTACCTGTGCGCGCTGGCCGTTGCCGTTGCACTGGGTTATGCCTATGCGCGCGACGCAGCCGATGCGCTGCAGAGCCTGGCCCCGGTTTTTCTTGTCATCGGTTTTGTGGCCCTGGTTTCTGCGGCCATTGGCCTGCTGCAATGGCTGAATCTGCAAGAACCGCTGGGAATATATGTGGTGCAGACCGATGTCGGGGACCGCGCGATGGGCAATATGGGCCAGCCCAATCAACTGGCCAGCCTGCTGCTGATGGGTATTGCGGCGCTGGCCTGGACCTATGAGCGCAAACGCATTGGCGCCACAGGCTTGCTCTGCGCCACAGGATTTTTGACACTGGTCTTGGTGCTGACGCAATCGCGCGCCGGGATATTGAGCGCCTTGGTCGTGGTGCCGCTGTTCGTCTGGAAAAGCCATCGCGCCGCAACGCGCATTCGCCCTTGGCATGCGGTCGGCTGGCTGCTGTGCTTTCTGCTGGCCTTGCAGGCATTGCCTTGGGTTCATGCCGCATTGCTGATGGACGAGGGGCGCAGTCTGAGCCTGCTGCGCGACAACGGGCGGTTTTTTATCTGGCGGCAGGTATGGGGCGGCATTCTGGAGTCGCCCTGGGTCGGGTATGGCTGGAATCAGACCGCCACGGCGCAGATGGCCAGCCCCCTCGATTCGCCAGGCTCGCTGTCCCTGAGCTATGCGCACAATGTGGTGCTCGATTTGATGGCCTGGAATGGCATTCCCGTGGGTTTGGCCCTGACCTTGGCCGGCATCTACTGGTTTTTGTCGCGCATCCATGCCCTCAGGCAGGTCAATCCGCTGTACGCGATGGCCTGCCTGCTCCCCATTGCCATCCATAGCCTGCTGGAGTATCCGTTTGCCTATTCGTATTTTCTGCTGGCTGCGGGGCTGATGGCCGGGATCGTCGAGGCCGCGTGGAAAGATGCGGCCCCGGCCGTGATGCCACGGCGGTTCTTTGGCGTTTTTCTCGGTGCATGGTTTGCGCTGGGTTGCTACGCAGTCCATGAGTACATGCAGATAGAGGAAGATTTTCGCGTCGTGCGCTTCGAGAATCTGCGCATTGGCAAGACCCCTGCCGATTACCGGCCGCCTGAGCATATCTGGCTGCTTTCGCAGCTGGGCAGCATGCTCGATGCGGCCCGGCAAGAGGCCAAAAGAGGCATGACTGCGCAGGAGATGCAGAACCTGCGCAAGGTCGCGCTGCGCTTTCCTTATGGCTCGCTCACATTGCGCTACGCGCTGGCGCTGGGGCTCAATGGCCGGCCGCAGGAGGCGAGCCGGCAAATGAAGATCATCCGGGGAATATACGGGCCGTATTACTACCGCGCCGCAGTGGCTGCCCTGCGCCGCCAAGAAGAAAAATACCCTGAACTGCGGGAAGTGAAAACGCCATGA
- a CDS encoding M23 family metallopeptidase: MMNRRAALAGTGSLLALDLGATPPPAAVWPQALPVPGGVARLALGAGAARPVAHQRQGHLDVPVLVQGDASAWTAVVGIALAAPPGPACISVQADGADGAGSRPLPYTIGTKQYPQQHLTVPPRMVDLSPEDLARHQRERAHQALVIATFTEQPAGRAAPSLRMQAPVPGPRSGSFGLRRVFNGQARSPHSGMDIAAATGTSIAAPLLARVIDTGDYFFNGNTVWLDHGQGLLSMVCHLSAIDVQRGDVLQTGQHLGAVGATGRVTGPHLHWSVVLNRTMVDPALFVPA, translated from the coding sequence ATGATGAACCGCCGTGCTGCGTTGGCTGGCACCGGCAGCTTGCTGGCGCTGGACCTTGGCGCCACGCCGCCGCCCGCTGCTGTGTGGCCGCAGGCGCTGCCGGTGCCCGGCGGCGTGGCGCGCCTGGCGCTGGGCGCTGGCGCCGCACGGCCTGTCGCGCACCAGCGCCAGGGCCATCTGGATGTGCCGGTGCTGGTGCAAGGCGATGCCAGCGCGTGGACTGCGGTGGTGGGCATTGCGCTGGCGGCGCCGCCGGGGCCGGCGTGCATCAGCGTGCAAGCAGATGGCGCCGATGGCGCCGGCAGCCGGCCGCTACCCTACACCATAGGCACCAAGCAGTACCCGCAGCAGCACCTGACGGTGCCGCCGCGCATGGTGGACCTGTCGCCCGAAGACCTGGCGCGCCACCAGCGCGAGCGCGCGCACCAGGCGCTGGTGATTGCCACGTTCACCGAGCAGCCTGCGGGCCGCGCCGCGCCGTCACTGCGCATGCAGGCGCCGGTGCCGGGGCCGCGCTCTGGCTCGTTCGGGCTGCGGCGCGTGTTCAACGGGCAAGCGCGCAGTCCGCACAGCGGCATGGACATTGCCGCCGCCACGGGCACATCGATTGCGGCGCCGCTGCTTGCGCGCGTGATCGACACGGGGGACTATTTCTTCAACGGCAACACGGTCTGGCTGGACCACGGCCAGGGCCTGCTGAGCATGGTGTGCCATCTGAGCGCCATCGATGTGCAGCGTGGCGATGTGCTGCAAACCGGCCAGCACCTGGGCGCCGTGGGCGCCACTGGCCGCGTGACCGGCCCGCACCTGCATTGGAGCGTGGTGCTCAACCGCACCATGGTGGACCCGGCGCTGTTCGTCCCGGCCTGA
- a CDS encoding HAD-IA family hydrolase, with protein MPATNTTRPRRFDLIAFDWDGTLYDSTAIIARCIQAAVRDVGGTVPSDKAATYVIGLGLMQALVHAAPDVPPEKHHDLGQRYRFHYARHQDDLSLFDGVAPLLADLRQRGHLLAVATGKSRRGLDEALHSVALRGVFDGSRTADQTASKPHPLMLQELMAEFDVAPQRLLLIGDTTHDLQMAVNAGCASVGVSYGAHGPEAFQTLAPLFVARSVRELHDWLLQEA; from the coding sequence ATGCCCGCCACCAACACCACCCGCCCGCGCCGCTTCGATCTGATCGCCTTCGACTGGGACGGCACCCTGTACGACTCCACGGCCATCATCGCGCGCTGCATACAAGCGGCGGTGCGCGATGTCGGCGGCACCGTGCCCAGCGACAAAGCCGCAACCTACGTGATCGGCCTGGGGCTGATGCAGGCCCTGGTCCACGCGGCGCCGGACGTGCCGCCCGAAAAGCACCACGACCTGGGCCAGCGTTACCGCTTTCACTACGCCCGGCACCAGGATGACCTGAGCCTGTTCGACGGCGTCGCGCCCCTGCTGGCCGACCTGCGCCAGCGCGGCCACCTGCTGGCCGTGGCCACCGGCAAAAGCCGGCGCGGGCTTGACGAAGCCCTGCACTCGGTGGCCCTGCGGGGAGTATTCGACGGCTCGCGCACCGCCGACCAGACCGCCAGCAAGCCGCACCCGCTGATGCTGCAAGAACTGATGGCCGAATTCGACGTGGCGCCGCAGCGCCTGTTGCTGATCGGCGACACCACCCACGACCTGCAAATGGCCGTCAACGCGGGCTGCGCCAGCGTGGGGGTGAGCTACGGCGCCCATGGGCCCGAAGCATTCCAGACGCTGGCCCCGTTGTTCGTCGCCCGCTCGGTGCGCGAACTGCACGATTGGCTGCTGCAAGAAGCCTGA
- a CDS encoding RluA family pseudouridine synthase, which yields MKRIIGAKPPSDRSVPASPVAARLVQVDGASAGQRLDNFLLRQLKGVPKTHVYRIIRSGQVRINKGRAHADTRVQAGDMVRLPPLRISDAVAQKAEHPAPAREFPILWEDEHLIAIDKPAGVAVHGGSGVSFGVIEQLRQARPDAPFLELVHRLDRETSGILLVAKKRSALTHLQAQLRARTTGKTYLALVAGAWPAHQRVIDLPLHKYLQADGERRVRVTTADDPHGMRSITLVRPRGSWPARAGLPALQLLEVTIKTGRTHQIRVHLASQGHAIAGDDKYGDFELNKRMQKQGLKRMFLHAWRLQFKHPASGEPVALHAELAPELADLVNPP from the coding sequence GTGAAACGCATTATAGGGGCCAAACCGCCCTCCGACCGCAGTGTCCCCGCAAGTCCTGTGGCGGCCCGCCTGGTGCAGGTCGACGGCGCCAGCGCAGGCCAGCGGCTCGACAATTTTTTGCTGCGCCAGCTCAAGGGCGTGCCCAAGACCCATGTCTACCGCATCATCCGCAGCGGCCAGGTGCGCATCAACAAGGGCCGGGCACACGCCGACACCCGCGTGCAGGCAGGCGACATGGTGCGCCTGCCGCCGCTGCGCATCTCCGACGCCGTGGCCCAAAAGGCCGAACACCCGGCGCCGGCGCGGGAGTTTCCCATCCTTTGGGAAGACGAACACCTGATCGCCATCGACAAACCCGCAGGCGTGGCCGTGCATGGCGGCAGCGGCGTCAGCTTTGGCGTGATCGAGCAACTGCGCCAGGCCCGGCCGGACGCCCCATTTCTGGAACTGGTGCACCGGCTCGACCGCGAAACCTCGGGCATCTTGCTGGTGGCCAAAAAGCGCTCCGCGCTCACGCATCTGCAAGCGCAGTTGCGCGCGCGCACGACCGGCAAGACCTATCTGGCACTGGTGGCGGGCGCCTGGCCGGCGCACCAAAGGGTCATCGACCTGCCGCTGCACAAATACCTGCAAGCCGACGGCGAGCGCCGCGTGCGTGTGACCACGGCCGACGACCCGCACGGCATGCGCTCCATCACCCTGGTCCGGCCGCGCGGCAGTTGGCCCGCGCGCGCGGGCCTGCCCGCGCTGCAACTGCTGGAGGTGACGATCAAGACCGGCCGCACGCACCAGATCCGCGTGCACCTGGCCAGCCAGGGGCATGCCATCGCGGGGGACGACAAATACGGGGATTTCGAGCTCAACAAGCGCATGCAAAAGCAGGGTCTCAAGCGCATGTTTTTGCATGCTTGGCGGTTACAGTTCAAGCACCCCGCTTCGGGCGAGCCTGTCGCCCTGCATGCCGAGTTGGCGCCCGAACTGGCCGATCTCGTCAATCCCCCGTGA
- a CDS encoding cobyric acid synthase, whose protein sequence is MTAPGGRPLARCVMVLGTSSGAGKSWLATALCRWYSNQGLKVAPFKAQNMSNNARVVPGPGGAMGEIGSAQYFQSLAARAAPEVRMNPLLLKPETDTRSQVVLLGQVHADLGALPWRGRSARVWPQIAAALDALRAQNDVLVIEGAGSPAEINLYASDIVNLRVARHAAARCLLVTDIDRGGAFAHLYGTWALLPEADRRSICGFVLNKFRGDAALLDPAPQMLQALTGVPTVATIPMQWQHGLPEEDGMSDERSQGVGAVHTTVAVVACPRISNLDEFQPLRNLPGVRLLWARSPADLAGLRATDWVILPGSKATAADLAWLRAQGLDQAIATHAAQGGMVLGICGGLQMLGEALIDSAGIDGNAPGLGLLPLVTRFEPAKTVRRTRVRFPALQGAWAALSGLQASGYEIHHGQTVLHPAAMSAARPPEGAHTAAAGEGIPVTAARPPEGAHTAAVGEGIPVTAARPPEGARTAAAGEGIPVTAALSPEGAHTAAVGAGIPVSAARPPEGAHTVAAGAGIPVTADRPPEGAHTAAAGEGIPVSAGGGLARELIPGLAWQNGAGNVLGLYLHGLLEDPAALQALFGRAGAAALPTPDAMFDGLARTVDACFAPGVLQALIAPGPAPAA, encoded by the coding sequence ATGACCGCGCCCGGGGGTCGCCCGCTGGCCCGTTGCGTGATGGTGCTGGGCACCAGCAGCGGCGCGGGCAAGAGCTGGCTGGCCACGGCGCTGTGCCGCTGGTACAGCAACCAGGGGCTCAAGGTGGCGCCCTTCAAGGCGCAGAACATGAGCAACAACGCCCGGGTGGTGCCCGGCCCGGGCGGCGCGATGGGCGAGATCGGATCGGCGCAGTACTTCCAGTCGCTGGCCGCCCGCGCCGCGCCCGAGGTGCGCATGAACCCGTTGCTGCTCAAGCCCGAGACCGACACGCGCAGCCAGGTCGTGCTGCTGGGGCAGGTGCATGCCGACCTGGGCGCGCTGCCCTGGCGCGGCCGCAGCGCCAGGGTCTGGCCGCAGATCGCCGCTGCGCTGGATGCGCTGCGCGCGCAAAACGATGTGCTGGTCATCGAGGGCGCAGGCTCGCCCGCCGAGATCAACCTGTATGCCAGCGACATCGTGAACCTGCGCGTGGCGCGCCATGCCGCTGCCCGCTGCCTGTTGGTGACCGACATCGACCGGGGCGGCGCGTTTGCGCACCTGTACGGCACCTGGGCGCTGCTGCCCGAGGCCGATCGCCGCTCGATCTGCGGCTTTGTGCTCAACAAGTTTCGCGGCGATGCCGCCCTGCTCGACCCGGCGCCGCAGATGCTGCAAGCGCTGACCGGCGTGCCCACCGTGGCCACCATTCCGATGCAATGGCAGCATGGCCTGCCGGAAGAAGACGGCATGTCCGACGAACGCAGCCAGGGCGTCGGCGCCGTGCACACCACCGTGGCCGTGGTGGCCTGCCCGCGCATCAGCAACCTCGACGAATTCCAGCCGCTCAGAAACCTGCCCGGCGTGCGCCTGCTGTGGGCGCGCAGCCCCGCCGATCTGGCCGGGTTGCGGGCCACGGACTGGGTCATCCTGCCCGGCTCCAAGGCCACCGCCGCCGATCTGGCCTGGCTGCGCGCGCAAGGTCTGGACCAGGCCATCGCCACCCATGCCGCGCAGGGCGGCATGGTGCTGGGCATCTGTGGCGGGCTGCAAATGCTGGGCGAGGCCCTGATCGACAGCGCCGGCATAGACGGCAACGCGCCGGGCCTGGGCCTGCTGCCGCTGGTCACCCGCTTCGAGCCGGCCAAGACCGTGCGCCGCACCCGGGTCCGCTTTCCCGCACTGCAAGGCGCCTGGGCCGCGCTATCGGGCCTGCAGGCCAGTGGCTACGAAATCCACCACGGGCAGACCGTCCTGCATCCGGCTGCCATGAGCGCCGCCCGGCCGCCCGAAGGCGCTCATACCGCAGCCGCAGGCGAAGGTATTCCAGTGACCGCCGCCCGGCCGCCCGAAGGCGCCCATACCGCAGCCGTAGGCGAAGGTATTCCAGTGACCGCCGCCCGGCCGCCCGAAGGCGCTCGCACCGCAGCCGCAGGCGAAGGTATTCCAGTGACCGCCGCGCTGTCGCCCGAAGGCGCTCATACCGCAGCCGTAGGCGCAGGTATTCCAGTGAGCGCCGCCCGGCCGCCCGAAGGCGCTCATACCGTAGCCGCAGGCGCAGGTATTCCAGTGACCGCCGACCGGCCGCCCGAAGGCGCTCATACCGCAGCCGCAGGCGAAGGTATTCCAGTGAGCGCCGGCGGCGGCCTGGCGCGCGAGCTGATCCCCGGCCTGGCCTGGCAAAACGGCGCCGGCAATGTGCTGGGCCTGTATCTGCACGGACTGCTGGAAGACCCCGCAGCGCTGCAAGCCCTGTTTGGCCGCGCTGGCGCAGCCGCCTTGCCGACCCCGGACGCCATGTTCGACGGCCTGGCCCGCACCGTCGATGCCTGCTTTGCGCCGGGCGTTTTGCAGGCGTTGATCGCACCCGGGCCAGCGCCTGCCGCCTGA
- a CDS encoding pilin, translated as MKRYSSPKSQQGFTLIELMIVVAIIGILASVALPAYQDYTKRAKVSEGILAGSACRTTITEVIQSAASNAIIGANGWGCEISETSSTKYVKSVTTAATNAGNTGGAVVTVTMRNIGDGVDEKTIVLAPCSESTQATLGECKQPALGGNVATWLCGPGLSNGVSIKYLPGSCRTPASGTS; from the coding sequence ATGAAGCGCTATTCCAGCCCCAAGAGTCAACAAGGTTTCACCTTGATCGAGCTGATGATCGTGGTTGCGATCATCGGCATCCTGGCTTCCGTGGCCTTGCCGGCCTACCAGGACTACACCAAGCGCGCCAAGGTATCCGAGGGCATTCTGGCCGGCTCGGCCTGTCGCACCACCATTACCGAAGTGATCCAATCCGCAGCCTCCAACGCGATCATCGGAGCCAATGGCTGGGGCTGTGAAATATCGGAGACCTCCAGCACCAAGTACGTGAAGTCGGTCACGACCGCCGCAACCAACGCTGGCAATACAGGCGGCGCCGTCGTGACGGTGACGATGCGAAATATCGGAGATGGCGTCGATGAAAAAACCATCGTGCTGGCTCCCTGCTCGGAAAGCACGCAAGCCACTTTGGGGGAATGCAAACAACCTGCATTGGGCGGGAATGTGGCCACTTGGCTCTGCGGTCCCGGCTTGAGCAACGGTGTTTCCATCAAGTACTTGCCCGGTTCGTGCCGCACTCCTGCCAGTGGTACCAGTTGA
- a CDS encoding Rieske (2Fe-2S) protein, protein MNDPLAETAIALCHSADLVDGGLALAFDVRYAGRTCRAFAIRYRGQAHAYLNRCTHVAMELDYQPGRFFDGTGQWLLCATHGAAYHPGTGRCAGGPCRGGLIKIALSENAGLVRWHTAHDLQPAAF, encoded by the coding sequence ATGAACGACCCCCTTGCCGAAACCGCCATCGCCCTGTGCCACAGTGCCGACCTCGTCGATGGCGGCCTGGCGCTGGCGTTCGACGTGCGCTACGCAGGCCGGACCTGCCGCGCCTTTGCCATCCGTTACCGGGGCCAGGCCCATGCCTATCTGAACCGCTGCACCCATGTGGCCATGGAACTGGACTACCAGCCCGGGCGTTTCTTCGACGGCACCGGCCAATGGCTGCTGTGCGCCACCCATGGCGCGGCATACCATCCCGGCACGGGCCGGTGCGCCGGCGGCCCCTGCCGGGGCGGCCTGATAAAAATTGCGCTGTCGGAAAATGCCGGCCTGGTGCGCTGGCATACTGCACACGACCTGCAACCCGCAGCGTTCTGA
- a CDS encoding FHA domain-containing protein — MPRMIVSIDGVVVREVQLTKERTTLGRRPYNDIAIDHLAVSGEHAVIHMDMASQGVEIEDLGSTNGTYVNAKAIKRQALRNGDTVELGKYKIRFVQRAGDRSYDKTSFAKLGNSGAAPLPAPAAKAAPAAPIAPTAPTAPATPAAPALASASALIRVISGAAAGRTVALQKVVTTIGKPGVAIASITKRQQDFVLAHVEGPDMPQLNGALIGTTPVPLKNGDRLQLAGTEMRFEHG; from the coding sequence ATGCCCAGAATGATCGTTTCAATCGACGGGGTCGTCGTCAGGGAAGTACAACTGACCAAAGAGCGGACCACGCTGGGGCGGCGCCCGTACAACGACATCGCGATCGATCACCTTGCCGTCAGCGGAGAGCATGCCGTGATCCACATGGACATGGCGAGCCAGGGCGTGGAGATCGAAGACCTCGGCAGCACCAACGGCACCTACGTCAACGCCAAGGCCATCAAACGCCAGGCACTGCGCAACGGCGACACGGTGGAACTGGGCAAGTACAAAATCCGCTTCGTGCAGAGAGCCGGAGACCGCAGCTACGACAAGACATCGTTCGCCAAGCTCGGCAACTCAGGCGCAGCGCCGCTGCCCGCGCCGGCCGCAAAGGCCGCCCCGGCTGCACCGATCGCCCCAACCGCCCCAACGGCCCCGGCCACTCCCGCCGCCCCGGCTTTGGCCTCTGCCAGCGCCCTCATCCGTGTCATCTCGGGCGCCGCAGCCGGGCGCACCGTGGCCTTGCAGAAAGTAGTGACCACCATTGGCAAACCGGGCGTCGCCATCGCCTCCATCACCAAGCGGCAGCAGGACTTCGTGCTGGCCCATGTCGAAGGCCCCGACATGCCGCAGCTCAACGGGGCGTTGATAGGAACGACGCCCGTGCCGCTGAAAAACGGTGACCGGCTCCAACTGGCCGGCACCGAAATGCGGTTCGAGCACGGCTGA